Proteins encoded within one genomic window of Alteribacter populi:
- a CDS encoding aspartate kinase, which yields MTTIVQKFGGTSVADAAKIKRAAQRVKQAKDEGHGVITVVSAMGKSTDSLVDLAFQMSEEPDKREMDMLMSTGEQVTISLMVMALKELGIEAVSLTGWQAGIRTEPVHQNARITDIETSNIERYLDEGKVVIVAGFQGMTEEGEITTLGRGGSDTTAVALASALQAENCTIFTDVAGVFTSDPRVVNKARQLKSVSYDEMLELANLGAGVLHPRAVEFAKNYAIPLIVRSSMEEQEGTVVEEEASMEQNLIVRGLAFESGVTKVTVEGMQNEVNTLTNLFSTLAQSGINVDIIIQQLTEDDRVNVSFSIHTQALRETLNVLENNKNKLNYTKVRHLDQLAKVSIVGSGMVSNPGVAADMFQVLSEQEVRVQMVSTSEIKVSVVVEEEKMTNAVEALHTFFELDEKVEVQANMA from the coding sequence TTGACTACAATTGTTCAGAAGTTTGGTGGAACTTCTGTAGCGGATGCAGCTAAAATTAAACGAGCTGCCCAGAGGGTAAAGCAAGCAAAAGACGAAGGACACGGAGTTATAACGGTCGTTTCAGCAATGGGGAAATCAACCGATTCACTCGTTGACCTTGCTTTTCAGATGAGTGAAGAACCAGACAAACGTGAAATGGATATGCTCATGAGTACGGGGGAACAAGTGACGATTTCCCTTATGGTCATGGCACTAAAGGAGCTTGGGATTGAAGCTGTCTCATTAACGGGGTGGCAGGCAGGAATCCGAACAGAACCTGTACATCAAAATGCGCGCATCACAGATATAGAGACATCGAACATCGAACGTTATTTAGACGAAGGAAAAGTTGTGATTGTTGCTGGATTTCAAGGGATGACAGAGGAAGGGGAAATTACGACTTTGGGTAGAGGTGGCTCTGATACAACTGCAGTCGCATTAGCTTCTGCTTTACAAGCAGAAAACTGTACGATTTTTACAGATGTAGCAGGAGTTTTCACTTCGGATCCCCGAGTGGTGAATAAAGCAAGGCAGCTTAAAAGTGTCTCTTATGATGAAATGCTTGAGCTGGCCAACTTAGGTGCAGGAGTCCTTCACCCGAGAGCTGTTGAATTTGCAAAAAATTATGCCATCCCACTCATTGTCAGATCGAGTATGGAAGAACAAGAAGGTACTGTTGTAGAGGAGGAAGCATCAATGGAACAAAATTTAATCGTTCGAGGACTTGCATTTGAAAGTGGCGTTACCAAAGTGACGGTAGAAGGTATGCAAAATGAAGTGAATACATTGACTAATTTATTCTCCACTCTTGCTCAATCTGGCATAAACGTGGATATTATTATTCAGCAGCTAACGGAAGATGATCGTGTTAATGTCTCTTTTTCAATTCATACACAAGCATTGAGAGAAACGTTAAACGTATTGGAAAACAATAAAAACAAATTAAACTATACGAAAGTACGCCACCTAGATCAACTTGCGAAAGTTTCGATTGTCGGTTCCGGGATGGTCTCAAACCCAGGAGTCGCTGCGGACATGTTCCAAGTTTTGTCAGAACAAGAAGTCCGTGTACAAATGGTATCTACCTCTGAAATTAAAGTGTCAGTAGTTGTGGAAGAGGAAAAGATGACCAATGCAGTTGAGGCATTACACACCTTCTTTGAATTAGACGAGAAAGTAGAAGTACAAGCGAATATGGCATAA
- a CDS encoding acyl-CoA thioesterase produces the protein MAKPDYINEFEGWKQEFVHHYPITVRFSETDAFGHLNNTVAFVYFEQGRINFFKEIGLVEEWFSKSGEAIPVTADLHCDFMKQVFFDEELLIHVKVHEIGQSSVELHYKITNDKQEVCMTGRGRMVQISRETGKPVIWSEGSRSKLEASMNK, from the coding sequence ATGGCGAAACCGGATTATATTAATGAGTTTGAAGGGTGGAAACAGGAGTTTGTTCACCATTACCCAATTACCGTTCGATTTTCAGAGACTGATGCTTTTGGACACTTAAATAACACCGTTGCTTTTGTTTATTTTGAACAAGGACGAATTAATTTTTTTAAAGAAATTGGACTAGTAGAAGAGTGGTTTTCCAAAAGTGGTGAGGCTATTCCGGTAACGGCGGATCTTCACTGTGATTTTATGAAACAGGTTTTTTTCGATGAGGAGCTGCTTATTCACGTAAAAGTACATGAGATCGGTCAGTCTTCTGTTGAATTGCATTATAAAATCACAAACGATAAACAAGAAGTATGTATGACTGGCCGTGGACGTATGGTCCAAATCTCAAGAGAGACAGGGAAACCAGTGATATGGAGTGAAGGATCAAGAAGTAAGTTAGAAGCAAGTATGAATAAATAA
- a CDS encoding DUF2507 domain-containing protein has protein sequence MSNNNLKEGLHDDQLDTLPDTPDPSFSYELLRHLLLPELLGEEEESILYWAGKTLARKQPLSTVEEIQAFFYKAQWGVLKVLKEKKNEQTFELAATKLTREHAPVSLEAGFLAEQYQIQRGCYTEAAYELKKKKPLTFHIIVKWDPKDTTE, from the coding sequence ATGTCTAACAATAATTTGAAAGAAGGACTTCACGACGATCAACTCGATACGTTACCAGATACCCCTGATCCAAGCTTTAGCTACGAATTACTTCGCCATCTATTACTTCCCGAACTTTTAGGAGAAGAAGAAGAATCGATTCTTTATTGGGCGGGTAAAACATTAGCAAGAAAACAGCCATTATCTACAGTTGAAGAAATTCAGGCTTTTTTCTATAAAGCTCAATGGGGAGTATTAAAGGTTCTTAAAGAAAAGAAAAATGAACAGACTTTTGAGTTGGCTGCTACGAAATTAACGAGAGAACATGCACCCGTTTCCCTAGAGGCGGGATTTCTTGCTGAACAATACCAGATCCAAAGAGGCTGCTATACAGAAGCTGCCTATGAACTGAAAAAAAAGAAACCTCTCACCTTTCACATTATTGTGAAATGGGACCCTAAAGACACTACAGAATAA
- a CDS encoding TrkH family potassium uptake protein, whose protein sequence is MKLGLSKLLTPFRIILTSYVIAMFVFSFLLFLPFSSQPGVNVSYSEALFTSVSAVSVTGLTVVNVSETYSSWGVFFLALAIQLGGIGVMTIGTFVWMIFGRKIHLSQRMLIMVDQNQIAFSGLVKLMRGILAVALLIELIGALILGTYYLNYFDTAFEAYYQGAFGALTAFTNAGFDVTGQSLIPFADDYFVQLVNMLLIIAGAIGFPVLMEVKEYLTSKDNNFRFSLFTKISVSTYFIVLAIGFVGLWFLERNEFYEGLSWHQQFFFSLFNSTTARSGGLATMDISQLGLASLLLLSGLMIIGASPSSVGGGIRTTTLAVMFLTIRSFAMGRSDVKAFGREIHPEDRQKAFIVLSVFVVGLFSSIVLIAHFEDMNQFNLMPIIFEASSAFGTCGLSMGITADLSLPSQVTLMVLMFIGRVGLVAFLFSIRRQEQKTHYKYPTERIIIG, encoded by the coding sequence ATGAAACTTGGATTATCAAAATTGTTAACTCCATTTCGGATTATTTTAACTTCATATGTTATTGCTATGTTCGTTTTTAGCTTTTTGCTATTTTTACCGTTCTCCTCACAACCTGGCGTGAATGTTAGTTATTCTGAGGCTCTATTTACGTCGGTTAGTGCTGTAAGTGTAACTGGACTTACCGTTGTCAACGTGTCGGAAACGTATAGCAGTTGGGGAGTGTTCTTTCTCGCTTTAGCTATTCAGTTGGGCGGGATCGGTGTTATGACAATTGGTACGTTCGTCTGGATGATTTTTGGGCGGAAAATTCACCTCTCACAACGAATGTTGATTATGGTTGACCAAAACCAAATCGCGTTTTCAGGACTTGTTAAACTTATGCGCGGAATTTTGGCAGTTGCTCTATTAATTGAACTGATCGGAGCGCTCATATTAGGTACATATTATTTAAACTATTTTGATACTGCGTTTGAGGCATATTATCAAGGCGCATTCGGTGCGTTGACAGCTTTTACTAATGCTGGGTTTGATGTAACAGGACAATCTCTCATTCCGTTTGCGGATGATTATTTCGTACAATTAGTTAATATGCTCCTCATTATAGCCGGGGCAATTGGATTTCCTGTTTTGATGGAAGTAAAAGAATACTTGACTTCAAAAGACAATAATTTTCGATTTAGCTTGTTTACAAAAATTTCTGTTTCAACGTACTTCATCGTGTTGGCCATTGGCTTTGTCGGTTTATGGTTTCTTGAAAGAAATGAGTTTTATGAAGGGCTCTCTTGGCATCAGCAATTTTTCTTCTCATTGTTTAATTCAACGACCGCTAGAAGTGGGGGCTTAGCGACTATGGATATTTCGCAACTAGGCCTTGCAAGTTTACTGCTTCTTTCAGGGCTGATGATTATCGGGGCTAGTCCGTCCAGTGTAGGTGGCGGGATTCGGACAACAACATTAGCGGTTATGTTCCTGACGATTCGAAGCTTTGCTATGGGGCGAAGTGATGTGAAAGCCTTCGGAAGGGAAATCCATCCTGAAGATCGTCAAAAGGCGTTTATCGTCCTGTCTGTCTTTGTAGTTGGGCTTTTCAGTTCCATCGTTCTGATAGCACATTTTGAGGATATGAACCAGTTTAATCTTATGCCGATTATTTTTGAAGCAAGTTCCGCTTTTGGAACGTGTGGATTATCGATGGGGATTACAGCTGACTTAAGTCTCCCAAGCCAAGTTACGTTAATGGTGTTAATGTTTATTGGGCGAGTAGGTCTTGTTGCGTTCTTATTTTCCATACGGCGACAAGAGCAAAAGACTCATTACAAATACCCTACTGAAAGAATTATTATTGGATAA
- the glcT gene encoding glucose PTS transporter transcription antiterminator GlcT → MHQSVTIEKVLNNNVIIVKDSHESELIMIGKGIGFSKKKGDIISDQQYEKVFKLVNEKEQELYKQLLHNVDDQIIQAIHEAIRHIQERLKLPVNEHIHIALTDHIAFAVKRVEQGMDINNPFLRDTKLLYPDEYNIAEEVITFLNERLDIELPESEIGFVALHIHSSISNRSLSQINHHSRLITRLILIIEDQLGINIDKQSIHYARLVSHLRRVIDRVIDNESVDVHEKLAEVLKTEYPVCYNLSWKLVKIIQQTIRKPISETEIIYITIHLQRLTTS, encoded by the coding sequence ATGCATCAATCTGTTACCATTGAAAAAGTATTAAATAATAATGTGATCATAGTGAAGGACTCTCACGAATCAGAGCTTATTATGATCGGGAAAGGAATTGGCTTTTCTAAAAAGAAAGGCGATATCATTTCTGATCAACAATATGAAAAGGTATTCAAACTCGTCAATGAGAAGGAGCAAGAGTTGTACAAGCAGTTGCTTCATAACGTTGATGATCAAATTATCCAAGCGATTCATGAAGCGATTCGCCATATACAAGAGCGTTTAAAACTTCCTGTTAATGAGCACATCCATATTGCCCTTACCGATCATATTGCCTTTGCTGTTAAACGGGTAGAACAGGGGATGGACATTAATAACCCCTTCCTCCGAGATACTAAACTATTATATCCGGACGAGTATAATATCGCCGAGGAAGTTATCACTTTTCTCAATGAGCGTTTGGACATCGAGCTTCCAGAGAGTGAAATTGGCTTTGTAGCACTGCATATTCACAGCTCGATTTCAAACCGAAGCTTGTCTCAAATAAACCATCATTCAAGACTTATAACCAGATTAATTCTTATTATCGAAGATCAGCTGGGGATTAATATTGATAAACAAAGTATTCATTATGCTAGGCTTGTAAGTCATTTGCGGCGGGTTATTGACCGAGTTATCGATAATGAATCGGTCGACGTTCATGAAAAATTAGCAGAAGTGTTGAAAACGGAATATCCTGTATGCTACAATCTTTCATGGAAGCTCGTTAAAATTATTCAACAAACGATTCGTAAGCCGATTTCTGAAACTGAAATCATTTATATTACGATTCATCTACAACGGTTAACAACTTCATAA
- a CDS encoding succinate dehydrogenase cytochrome b558 subunit — protein MSTNRDFVYRKLHSLLGVIPVGLFLIVHLSVNYFSVRGEEEYNQAVAFMEGLPFRYTLEILFIFLPILFHAIYGLYIAFQAKHNTTTYSYFRNWMFRLQRTTGIITLIFIAWHVWETRIAAALGADVNFDMMASIVENPIALIAYIIGITATTFHFANGLWSFAITWGITVSPRSQQIATYVTIAIFLALTFVGIRSILAFV, from the coding sequence ATGTCAACAAACCGAGATTTTGTCTATCGAAAATTGCATTCTTTATTAGGAGTTATTCCTGTTGGATTATTTTTAATCGTCCACTTGTCAGTTAACTATTTCTCTGTACGAGGAGAAGAAGAGTACAATCAAGCGGTTGCTTTTATGGAAGGACTGCCGTTCCGTTATACTTTAGAAATCCTTTTCATCTTCCTACCAATCCTGTTTCATGCCATTTACGGCCTCTACATCGCATTTCAGGCGAAACATAATACGACTACATATAGTTATTTCCGTAACTGGATGTTCCGTTTACAACGAACGACAGGCATTATTACGTTGATTTTTATTGCTTGGCATGTTTGGGAAACAAGAATTGCTGCAGCGCTGGGAGCTGATGTGAACTTCGATATGATGGCAAGCATTGTCGAAAACCCAATCGCTCTTATTGCCTATATTATCGGAATTACTGCAACAACGTTCCACTTTGCAAACGGACTATGGTCGTTTGCCATTACTTGGGGCATTACCGTTTCACCGCGTTCACAGCAAATTGCCACATACGTAACGATTGCAATCTTCCTTGCCCTAACGTTCGTTGGTATTCGATCCATTTTAGCATTCGTTTAA
- the ptsG gene encoding glucose-specific PTS transporter subunit IIBC encodes MNLFGLLQRIGRSLMTPVSVLPAAGLLLGLGHENVLDIPVMTQAGDIIFANLALIFAIGVAIGLSDGDGVAGLAAVIGYLVMNQTLGVMAEYRGVETEAVLGIESISMGVFGGIIIGLVASYLYKKFYNIELPQFLGFFAGKRFVPIITAAVSVLLGMLFIYLWPPIQTGIDHLSVLATETGSTIAAFIFGFGQRILIPFGLHHIFYQPFWFEFGQFTNEAGEVVRGDMNRYFAGDPTAGTFMTGLFPFMLFGLPAAALAIYHEASPARRKAVGGIMASAALTSFLTGITEPIEFAFLFVAPVLFLIHCIFAGLSFVAMDLLNVKAGFTFSGGFIDYVLYWGFSNNAWMVIPVGLVFAVLYYFGFRFAIRKFNLKTPGREDDAADEEGEAKPSAGLAKDILHALGGKQNITNLDACITRLRVSVKEKKEVDKETLKKLGASGVMELGNNIQAIFGTKSDSLKGQIKDIIDGKEVPEEVADQETDESKVGVSDTQQLSLMMPIEGELLDLGEVPDQVFSERMMGDGFAIKPKNGLVKSPVNGKVVNVFPTKHAIGIEADSGHELLIHFGIDTVNLKGKGFEALVKEGDQVKQGQELLKVDLDTIKEQVPSTITPVVFTNLNDGESVKLQKQGSVSIGDTDLIHIVKK; translated from the coding sequence ATGAACCTTTTTGGTTTATTACAAAGAATTGGCCGCTCATTAATGACACCGGTTTCAGTGTTGCCAGCTGCCGGCTTGTTATTAGGGCTTGGTCACGAAAACGTGTTGGATATCCCTGTAATGACACAGGCTGGGGATATTATTTTTGCTAACTTGGCATTGATTTTTGCAATTGGTGTCGCAATTGGTTTATCCGATGGAGATGGCGTCGCTGGTTTGGCGGCCGTTATCGGTTACTTAGTCATGAACCAGACGCTCGGCGTTATGGCTGAGTACCGAGGGGTAGAAACAGAAGCAGTTCTCGGTATTGAGTCGATAAGCATGGGGGTCTTCGGAGGAATTATCATTGGATTGGTAGCTTCATACCTCTATAAGAAATTTTATAATATAGAATTACCGCAATTCCTTGGGTTTTTCGCAGGTAAACGTTTTGTGCCGATTATTACAGCGGCTGTTAGTGTTTTGTTAGGTATGCTGTTCATATATCTTTGGCCGCCAATTCAAACTGGAATTGATCATCTCTCCGTATTGGCAACAGAGACGGGCTCTACAATTGCAGCCTTTATTTTTGGCTTCGGTCAACGAATTTTAATTCCATTTGGTCTCCATCATATCTTTTATCAGCCATTCTGGTTTGAGTTTGGACAATTTACAAACGAAGCAGGAGAAGTGGTGAGAGGTGATATGAACCGCTACTTTGCAGGGGATCCGACCGCAGGTACTTTTATGACAGGGTTATTCCCGTTCATGTTGTTCGGACTTCCCGCTGCTGCTTTAGCGATTTATCATGAAGCAAGTCCTGCAAGAAGAAAAGCAGTTGGCGGAATTATGGCGTCTGCGGCTCTTACAAGCTTTTTAACAGGAATTACTGAGCCGATTGAGTTCGCATTTTTATTTGTAGCACCTGTTCTTTTCTTAATCCACTGTATTTTTGCAGGCTTATCATTCGTTGCAATGGATTTATTAAATGTAAAAGCAGGCTTTACTTTTTCCGGTGGATTTATTGATTACGTTCTTTACTGGGGCTTTTCCAATAATGCTTGGATGGTGATCCCAGTTGGTCTCGTGTTTGCGGTTCTTTACTATTTCGGATTCCGTTTTGCAATCCGCAAGTTTAACTTGAAAACGCCTGGACGTGAGGATGACGCTGCTGACGAAGAGGGAGAAGCTAAACCTTCTGCAGGCCTTGCAAAAGATATTTTGCACGCACTCGGTGGAAAACAGAACATTACTAACTTAGATGCTTGTATTACACGTCTTAGAGTTTCGGTTAAAGAGAAAAAGGAAGTTGACAAAGAAACGCTTAAAAAATTAGGTGCTTCAGGCGTCATGGAATTGGGTAATAATATACAAGCGATCTTTGGAACGAAATCCGATTCATTGAAAGGGCAAATTAAAGACATCATAGATGGTAAAGAAGTTCCTGAAGAAGTAGCTGATCAGGAAACAGATGAATCAAAAGTCGGTGTTTCAGATACTCAGCAACTTTCACTGATGATGCCGATCGAAGGGGAACTACTTGACTTAGGTGAAGTACCTGACCAAGTCTTTTCTGAGCGTATGATGGGAGACGGATTTGCAATTAAACCGAAAAATGGTCTTGTCAAATCACCGGTTAATGGTAAAGTAGTGAATGTCTTCCCTACGAAACATGCAATAGGCATTGAAGCTGACAGCGGACATGAACTTTTGATACACTTTGGTATTGATACGGTTAACCTTAAAGGCAAAGGGTTTGAAGCTCTAGTTAAAGAGGGAGACCAAGTGAAGCAAGGGCAGGAGTTATTAAAGGTCGATTTGGACACTATTAAAGAACAAGTACCTTCCACAATAACTCCGGTTGTGTTCACAAACCTTAATGATGGTGAATCGGTCAAGCTTCAAAAGCAAGGCTCTGTTTCCATTGGGGATACAGATCTCATTCACATTGTTAAAAAATAA
- the sdhB gene encoding succinate dehydrogenase iron-sulfur subunit, which produces MSEKTIRLIVTRQKDGESGTYKEEFELPYRENMNVISALMEIRRNPVNANGEETTAVAWEASCLEEVCGACSMVINGKPRQSCTALIDQLEQPIHLEPMKTFPVVRDLVVDRSRMFDSLKRVKAWVPIDGTYDLGPGPRMPEAKRQWAYELSKCMTCGVCLEACPNVNSKSEFIGPAALSQVRLFNAHPTGGMHKAERLNTLMDEDGGLANCGNSQNCVQSCPKGIPLTTSIASLNRDTTLQSFKNFFGSDNNF; this is translated from the coding sequence GTGAGCGAAAAAACCATTCGTTTGATCGTCACTCGACAAAAGGACGGAGAGTCCGGTACTTACAAAGAGGAATTTGAGCTTCCTTACCGCGAAAATATGAATGTGATTTCTGCATTAATGGAAATCCGACGTAACCCAGTAAATGCTAACGGTGAAGAAACAACTGCCGTTGCTTGGGAAGCTAGCTGTTTAGAAGAAGTGTGTGGGGCATGTTCCATGGTCATTAATGGCAAGCCTCGTCAATCTTGTACTGCTCTTATTGATCAATTAGAGCAGCCGATCCATTTGGAACCAATGAAAACATTCCCAGTCGTTCGTGACTTAGTTGTTGACCGTAGTCGGATGTTTGATTCATTGAAACGCGTAAAAGCATGGGTTCCAATCGATGGAACGTATGACTTAGGGCCAGGACCGCGTATGCCAGAAGCAAAACGTCAATGGGCTTATGAGCTATCAAAATGTATGACTTGTGGAGTATGTTTAGAAGCTTGTCCTAACGTGAACAGTAAATCCGAATTTATCGGTCCAGCAGCATTATCGCAAGTTCGTCTCTTTAACGCTCACCCAACTGGTGGTATGCATAAAGCAGAACGTTTAAACACACTTATGGATGAAGACGGGGGCTTAGCCAATTGTGGTAACTCCCAAAACTGTGTCCAATCATGTCCAAAAGGCATTCCACTAACGACATCCATAGCATCATTAAACCGGGACACAACATTGCAATCATTTAAAAACTTCTTTGGAAGTGACAACAACTTCTAA
- a CDS encoding phosphocarrier protein HPr — translation MVEKNFKITAETGIHARPATQLVNKAGQYESEVTLEHNGKSVNLKSIMGVMSLGVSQGAEVTIKAEGSDAEEALQGLEEVMKEGLAE, via the coding sequence ATGGTAGAAAAGAATTTTAAAATTACAGCAGAAACAGGTATCCACGCACGTCCAGCAACTCAACTTGTAAATAAAGCAGGACAATATGAATCCGAAGTAACACTTGAACACAACGGGAAATCCGTTAACTTAAAGTCGATTATGGGTGTTATGTCTCTTGGGGTCAGCCAAGGTGCGGAAGTGACAATTAAAGCAGAAGGTTCCGATGCTGAAGAAGCACTTCAAGGCCTTGAAGAAGTCATGAAAGAAGGGCTTGCTGAGTAA
- a CDS encoding helix-turn-helix domain-containing protein, producing the protein MKEHDFRPKPLLTKREKEVFELLVQDKTTKEIAAELFISEKTVRNHISNTMQKLGVKGRSQAVIELIRLGELKI; encoded by the coding sequence TTGAAAGAGCACGATTTCCGACCAAAACCGCTACTAACCAAACGTGAAAAAGAAGTATTCGAGCTACTAGTCCAAGATAAGACAACTAAAGAAATCGCAGCAGAATTGTTCATCAGTGAAAAGACCGTAAGAAATCATATATCCAACACAATGCAGAAGCTTGGGGTAAAGGGGCGCTCACAAGCAGTCATCGAATTAATCCGACTAGGGGAACTAAAAATCTAA
- the sdhA gene encoding succinate dehydrogenase flavoprotein subunit, with translation MSNGKIIVVGGGLAGLMATIKAAEAGKKVELFSVVPVKRSHSVCAQGGINGALNTMGEGDSTWEHFDDSVYGGDFLANQPPVKAMCDAAPGVIHLMDRMGVMFNRTPEGLLALRRFGGTQHHRTAFAGATTGQQLLYALDEQVRRHEVAGLVTKYEGWEFLSAIVDNDGRCRGITAQNLGTSEMQSFRADAVILATGGPGIIFGKSTNSMINTGYAAASVYKQGAYYANGEFIQIHPTAIPGDDKLRLMSESARGEGGRVWTYKDGEPWYFLEEKYPAYGNLVPRDIATREIFDVCVDKKLGVNGENMVYLDLSHKDSKELDVKLGGIMEIYEKFMGDDPRKVPMKIFPAVHYSMGGLWVDYDQMTNIPGLFAAGECDYSQHGANRLGANSLLSAIYGGMVAGPKAVEYISGLEQASEDMSSEVFDDQLKQDQEQFNNILNMDGNENAFKLHQELGEWMTDNVTVVRENNRLLKTDEKLQELIERYKKINIDDTAKWSNQSAAFVRQLDGMLHLSRVITQGAYNRNESRGAHYKPEFPDRNDDEWLKTTKAKFNQGTGAPEFEYEDVDVSLIKPRKRDYTSKKKGSVKS, from the coding sequence ATGAGTAATGGTAAAATCATCGTTGTCGGTGGTGGTTTGGCAGGGCTAATGGCCACAATCAAAGCTGCAGAAGCCGGCAAGAAAGTTGAATTATTTTCAGTAGTACCCGTAAAACGTTCCCATTCCGTTTGTGCCCAAGGCGGGATTAACGGTGCATTAAATACAATGGGGGAAGGGGATTCCACTTGGGAGCACTTTGATGACTCTGTATACGGTGGAGACTTCTTAGCTAACCAGCCTCCAGTTAAAGCAATGTGTGATGCCGCTCCTGGAGTCATTCATCTAATGGACCGTATGGGGGTTATGTTTAACCGTACGCCAGAAGGACTTCTTGCTCTTCGTCGTTTCGGTGGTACACAGCATCATCGTACAGCTTTTGCCGGAGCGACTACGGGCCAACAACTTTTATATGCGCTTGACGAGCAAGTTCGCCGTCATGAAGTAGCTGGCTTAGTCACGAAATACGAAGGCTGGGAATTCCTTAGTGCAATCGTAGATAACGATGGTCGTTGCCGTGGAATTACAGCACAAAATTTAGGCACTTCTGAAATGCAATCATTCCGTGCGGACGCCGTTATTTTAGCAACTGGCGGACCAGGAATCATCTTCGGGAAGTCTACTAACTCAATGATTAATACAGGGTATGCTGCTGCGTCTGTTTATAAACAAGGTGCTTACTATGCAAACGGAGAATTTATCCAAATCCACCCGACGGCAATTCCGGGAGATGACAAGCTCCGTCTCATGAGTGAATCTGCTCGTGGCGAAGGTGGACGTGTCTGGACTTATAAGGACGGAGAACCTTGGTATTTCTTAGAAGAGAAATATCCGGCCTACGGGAACCTTGTTCCGCGTGACATTGCGACTCGTGAGATCTTCGACGTTTGTGTAGATAAAAAGCTCGGTGTTAATGGGGAGAACATGGTATACCTTGACCTTTCTCATAAAGATTCCAAAGAGCTTGATGTAAAACTTGGTGGAATTATGGAAATCTATGAGAAGTTCATGGGAGATGACCCTCGTAAAGTACCAATGAAAATTTTCCCTGCCGTTCACTATTCAATGGGCGGGTTATGGGTTGATTACGACCAAATGACGAATATTCCAGGCTTGTTTGCTGCGGGTGAATGTGATTACTCTCAGCACGGTGCGAACCGCTTAGGTGCGAACTCTTTACTTTCCGCAATTTACGGTGGAATGGTTGCAGGCCCTAAAGCTGTTGAATATATCAGTGGTCTAGAACAAGCAAGTGAAGATATGTCATCCGAAGTTTTCGATGATCAGTTGAAACAAGATCAAGAGCAGTTCAATAATATTCTGAATATGGACGGAAATGAAAACGCGTTTAAACTTCATCAGGAGTTAGGGGAGTGGATGACGGATAACGTAACCGTTGTTCGTGAAAACAACCGTCTTCTCAAAACGGATGAAAAGCTTCAGGAACTCATTGAGCGTTATAAGAAAATTAATATTGATGATACAGCGAAGTGGAGTAACCAAAGCGCAGCCTTTGTTCGTCAATTAGATGGCATGCTCCACTTATCACGAGTGATCACACAAGGTGCTTACAACCGTAATGAGAGCCGTGGTGCCCACTATAAACCGGAATTCCCTGATCGTAATGACGATGAGTGGTTGAAAACAACAAAAGCGAAATTCAACCAAGGAACAGGAGCTCCGGAGTTTGAGTATGAAGATGTAGATGTTTCTTTAATCAAACCTCGTAAACGGGATTACACGTCTAAAAAGAAGGGGAGTGTAAAGTCGTGA